From one Nonomuraea polychroma genomic stretch:
- a CDS encoding LacI family DNA-binding transcriptional regulator, with translation MTSGPAPKKADGSAATVGDVASAATVGDVAARAGVSRATVSYTFTQPNRVSPDLRRRVLEAADELGYVGNDAARRLRVGHSLALGLLVSNMSNPVYAELAAGAEAEAAAHGRFILVANSDESPARERAYLNFFESQQVSGILAAPVGDVPAELLGLRERGTPFVLVGVAPGPHSYPAISGDNERGGYLAASHLLAQGRRRLVFIGGAHPHVDLRLAGAERAVAEFPEPAALEIIRIQVQTAKVGEAVARTLLRRSATGFPDGIVAGNDLLALGLLHGLIVGGIRVPEDLSLVGYDDIEFADFAIVPLTTIRHPSAALGASAVRILLGMESEQDTKGRFEPELVVRATSLPVAGDDDHPGALS, from the coding sequence ATGACCTCTGGACCCGCGCCGAAGAAGGCCGACGGTTCCGCCGCCACGGTCGGCGATGTCGCGTCCGCCGCCACGGTCGGCGATGTCGCGGCGCGCGCCGGAGTCTCGCGGGCCACCGTCTCCTACACCTTCACCCAGCCGAACCGGGTCTCCCCCGACCTGCGCCGCCGCGTCCTCGAGGCGGCGGACGAGCTCGGCTACGTCGGCAACGACGCGGCACGGCGCCTGCGGGTCGGCCACAGCCTCGCGCTCGGCCTGCTGGTCTCCAACATGAGCAACCCCGTCTACGCGGAGCTCGCGGCGGGCGCGGAGGCGGAGGCCGCCGCGCACGGCCGCTTCATCCTAGTCGCCAACAGCGACGAGAGCCCCGCCCGCGAGCGCGCCTACCTCAACTTCTTCGAGTCCCAGCAGGTGAGCGGCATCCTCGCCGCTCCGGTCGGCGACGTCCCCGCGGAGCTGCTCGGGTTGCGGGAGCGCGGCACGCCGTTCGTCCTCGTCGGCGTCGCGCCCGGACCGCACAGCTATCCGGCGATCTCCGGCGACAACGAGCGGGGCGGCTATCTCGCGGCCTCGCACCTGCTCGCCCAGGGCCGGCGGCGCCTGGTCTTCATCGGCGGCGCGCATCCCCACGTCGACCTGCGGCTGGCCGGGGCCGAGCGGGCGGTCGCCGAGTTTCCGGAGCCGGCCGCGCTGGAGATCATCCGGATTCAGGTCCAGACCGCGAAGGTCGGCGAGGCGGTCGCGCGTACGCTGCTCCGGCGCTCGGCGACCGGCTTCCCCGACGGGATCGTCGCCGGCAACGACCTGCTCGCGCTGGGTCTGCTGCACGGGCTGATCGTGGGCGGGATCCGGGTGCCCGAGGATCTCTCGCTGGTCGGCTACGACGACATAGAGTTCGCCGACTTCGCGATCGTGCCGCTCACGACCATCCGCCACCCCTCCGCGGCCCTCGGGGCGAGCGCCGTCCGGATCCTGCTGGGCATGGAGAGCGAGCAGGACACGAAGGGGCGATTCGAGCCCGAGCTCGTGGTCCGCGCGACGTCCCTTCCGGTCGCGGGCGACGACGATCACCCGGGAGCCCTTTCGTAA
- a CDS encoding carbohydrate ABC transporter permease: MALPHATTTPPDVREPAFQPPRGTRARHKVGVRAPWWFVVPAISIYLFVVVVPSARGALFSFTDWNGLRPDWSFVGLDNYASVFSDRTARDALVNTLVLAAVAMVVQNVVGLLLALGVNSMVKSRYVLRVIFFAPVVLTPLVAGYVWSFLLSPNGAINEALHAVGLGGLAHDWLGDPDTALYAIVLEIVWQFAGYSMVIYLAGLQAIPAEVLEAATIDGAGPWSKFRRVVLPLLNGAVVINVMLCLIGGLKQFDQVMAMTGGGPGTATETISTAIYKSAFSLGDFPFSIALAVVMTVVIAVLAAVQFRLTQRKVS; this comes from the coding sequence GTGGCTTTGCCGCATGCCACGACGACACCGCCTGACGTGCGCGAACCCGCCTTCCAGCCCCCTCGGGGCACGCGGGCCCGTCACAAGGTCGGGGTACGCGCGCCGTGGTGGTTCGTCGTACCGGCGATCTCGATCTACCTCTTCGTCGTCGTCGTGCCCAGCGCCCGCGGCGCGCTGTTCTCCTTCACCGACTGGAACGGCCTGCGCCCCGACTGGTCGTTCGTCGGCCTGGACAACTACGCCTCCGTCTTCTCCGACCGCACCGCACGGGACGCGCTGGTCAACACCCTGGTCCTGGCGGCGGTGGCCATGGTGGTGCAGAACGTCGTCGGCCTGCTGCTGGCCCTGGGCGTGAACAGCATGGTCAAGAGCCGCTACGTGCTCCGGGTGATCTTCTTCGCCCCGGTGGTGCTGACGCCCCTGGTCGCCGGGTACGTGTGGAGCTTCCTGCTCTCGCCCAACGGCGCGATCAACGAGGCACTGCATGCCGTGGGGCTGGGCGGGCTGGCGCACGACTGGCTCGGCGATCCGGACACCGCGCTGTACGCGATCGTCCTGGAAATCGTCTGGCAGTTCGCCGGCTACTCCATGGTCATCTACCTGGCGGGGCTGCAGGCGATCCCGGCCGAGGTGCTGGAGGCGGCGACGATCGACGGGGCCGGTCCGTGGAGCAAGTTCCGCAGGGTCGTGCTGCCGCTGCTCAACGGCGCGGTCGTGATCAACGTGATGCTCTGCCTGATCGGCGGGCTCAAGCAGTTCGACCAGGTCATGGCCATGACCGGCGGCGGACCCGGCACCGCCACCGAGACGATCTCGACGGCGATCTACAAGAGCGCCTTCTCGCTCGGCGACTTCCCGTTCTCGATCGCGCTGGCCGTCGTCATGACCGTGGTCATCGCGGTCCTGGCCGCCGTCCAGTTCCGCCTGACGCAGAGGAAGGTCTCCTGA
- a CDS encoding carbohydrate ABC transporter permease: protein MHARYTWRTLLREASLILLALVFLVPLVGLLNVSLKPQDSQTGALAFAFPPTFDNYGAAWNQAALGAALANSFLITIVSVVLIIALAAMAAYPLARVTRGWSRYTFFFVIGGLLIPGQLALLPLYATMRDLDLLGSLWSVILINVGQQMPFSVFLYTMFLRELPLDYEEAALLDGCGPLRSFVTVVFPLLRPVTGTVVILNAVGIWNEFFTPLLYLGGSDNTTAPVAIYGFVSQYVSQWPLIFAGLVISVIPILVVYFALQKHIIKGFAGGLKG, encoded by the coding sequence ATGCACGCGCGATACACCTGGCGGACGCTGCTGCGCGAAGCGAGCCTGATCCTGCTCGCGCTGGTGTTCCTCGTGCCGCTGGTCGGCCTGCTCAACGTGTCACTGAAGCCGCAGGACAGCCAGACCGGCGCCCTCGCCTTCGCGTTCCCACCCACCTTCGACAACTACGGCGCGGCCTGGAACCAGGCCGCTCTGGGCGCGGCGCTGGCCAACAGCTTCCTCATCACGATCGTCAGCGTCGTCCTGATCATCGCCTTGGCGGCGATGGCCGCCTACCCGCTCGCCCGCGTGACCCGCGGCTGGTCGCGGTACACGTTCTTTTTCGTCATCGGCGGCCTGCTCATCCCCGGCCAGCTCGCGCTGCTCCCGTTGTACGCCACCATGCGCGACCTGGACCTGCTCGGCTCGCTCTGGTCGGTGATCCTGATCAACGTCGGGCAGCAGATGCCGTTCTCCGTGTTCCTCTACACGATGTTCCTGCGCGAGCTGCCGCTCGACTACGAGGAGGCCGCGCTGCTCGACGGCTGCGGGCCGCTGCGCTCGTTCGTGACCGTGGTGTTCCCGCTGCTGCGCCCGGTCACCGGCACGGTGGTGATCCTCAACGCGGTCGGCATCTGGAACGAGTTCTTCACCCCGCTGCTGTACCTCGGCGGCAGCGACAACACCACCGCCCCGGTGGCGATCTACGGCTTCGTCAGCCAGTACGTCTCCCAGTGGCCGCTCATCTTCGCCGGCCTGGTGATCAGTGTGATCCCGATCCTCGTCGTCTACTTCGCGCTGCAGAAGCACATCATCAAGGGCTTCGCCGGCGGCCTCAAAGGCTAG
- a CDS encoding ABC transporter substrate-binding protein: protein MKSVKTLASACCLAVAATACSTSGGGAPPSSGQVLTLAAAGQGPAEAAVKAFEKANPGVTVKTTFTEDDASYQQQLRTQLASGTAPDVFRMWPGGGNTMAVRDLGADGMLMDLSGESWAGGLSADLKAVTSDPAGKVTAVPVTIGAIGAIWNDQALAKSGLSKPATWPEVLAFCKAAKGKDVVPFALGLKSAWVTQLVPYALTASLVYGPNPGFTQQQKDGKATFANSEWKQAMNKYLEMRDAGCFNDSPNGVGYDEQMQLLGQGKALGAVHVVSAVQSALNSAPQGTTFSMSPFPATDSADGTYLPVSVGIVYGVNAKAKNPALAKKFMEFLASPEGQALYATESGSSPALSSPSFKADALQQPVLDAVKAGKSTLYPDQGWPNPKVQQEHLTSIQELFNGTVDVPTLLGRMDKAFGEGK from the coding sequence ATGAAATCGGTCAAAACGTTGGCGTCAGCATGCTGCCTGGCCGTCGCGGCCACGGCCTGCTCCACCTCGGGAGGCGGCGCCCCTCCCTCGTCCGGTCAGGTGCTCACGCTGGCCGCCGCGGGCCAGGGCCCTGCGGAGGCGGCGGTGAAGGCGTTCGAGAAGGCCAATCCCGGAGTCACGGTGAAGACGACGTTCACCGAGGACGACGCCTCCTACCAGCAGCAGCTGCGGACCCAGCTGGCCTCGGGGACGGCACCCGACGTGTTCCGCATGTGGCCGGGCGGCGGCAACACCATGGCCGTACGCGACCTCGGCGCCGACGGCATGCTGATGGACCTGTCCGGCGAGAGCTGGGCGGGCGGGCTCAGCGCCGACCTCAAGGCGGTCACCAGCGACCCGGCGGGCAAGGTCACGGCCGTGCCCGTGACGATCGGCGCCATCGGCGCGATCTGGAACGACCAGGCGCTGGCCAAGAGCGGGCTCAGCAAGCCGGCGACGTGGCCGGAGGTGCTGGCCTTCTGCAAGGCGGCCAAGGGCAAGGACGTCGTGCCGTTCGCGCTCGGGCTCAAGTCCGCGTGGGTGACCCAGCTGGTGCCGTACGCGCTGACCGCCTCCCTCGTCTACGGCCCCAACCCCGGCTTCACCCAGCAGCAGAAGGACGGCAAGGCCACCTTCGCGAACTCGGAGTGGAAGCAGGCCATGAACAAATACCTGGAGATGCGCGACGCCGGCTGCTTCAACGACAGCCCCAACGGCGTCGGCTACGACGAGCAGATGCAACTGCTCGGCCAGGGCAAGGCGCTGGGTGCCGTGCACGTGGTGTCCGCCGTGCAGTCCGCGCTCAACTCCGCGCCGCAGGGCACCACGTTCTCGATGAGCCCGTTCCCCGCCACCGACAGCGCCGACGGAACGTACCTGCCGGTGTCGGTCGGCATCGTGTACGGCGTCAACGCCAAGGCCAAGAACCCGGCCCTGGCCAAGAAGTTCATGGAGTTCCTCGCCTCGCCGGAAGGACAGGCGCTGTACGCGACCGAGTCGGGCAGCAGCCCCGCCCTCTCCAGCCCCTCCTTCAAGGCCGACGCGCTGCAGCAGCCGGTGCTCGACGCGGTCAAGGCCGGGAAGTCCACGCTCTACCCGGACCAGGGCTGGCCCAACCCGAAGGTCCAGCAGGAGCACCTGACCTCGATCCAGGAGCTGTTCAACGGAACGGTCGACGTGCCGACGTTGCTCGGCCGCATGGACAAGGCGTTCGGCGAGGGCAAGTGA
- a CDS encoding aldehyde dehydrogenase, translating into MNLRYDTFFIGGTWVRPATDRVIIPVNASTEEQLGQVPEGAEADIDAAVAAARQAFDDPSGWSSWEPARRADVMDRLADAIDRRADGFVERVSAQNGMPVAVARQLETGYPSAVLRYYAGLARAAEFTETRAGLFGGSIQVRRVPVGVVAAIVPWNFPQALSMFKIAPAMATGCTLVIKPSPETVLDAYLLAEAMEEAGVPAGVVNIVPGGREVGAYLVAHPQVDKVAFTGSTAAGRTIAETCGRLLRPVTLELGGKSAAIVLDDADLDLAKIGEGLFGSTLLNNGQTCFLGTRVLAPRSRYAEVVDAFTALAGSLTVGDAGDATTQIGPMATARQRDRVESYIAKGRGEGARITVGGGRPAGLERGWFVQPTVFADVDNGSVIAQEEIFGPVLSLIPYDDVDHAVRIANDSDFGLGGTVWTSDPERGAAVAHRVRTGTIGVNRYIPDPAAPFGGVKASGLGRELGPEGLAGYQQTQTVYV; encoded by the coding sequence ATGAACCTTCGCTACGACACCTTCTTCATCGGCGGCACCTGGGTCCGCCCCGCCACGGACCGCGTGATCATCCCGGTCAACGCCAGCACCGAAGAGCAGCTCGGCCAGGTGCCCGAGGGCGCCGAGGCCGACATCGACGCGGCGGTCGCCGCCGCCCGCCAGGCCTTCGACGACCCGTCCGGGTGGTCGAGCTGGGAGCCGGCCCGGCGCGCCGACGTCATGGACCGTCTGGCCGACGCCATCGACCGGCGGGCCGACGGCTTCGTCGAACGGGTCAGCGCCCAGAACGGCATGCCGGTCGCGGTCGCCCGCCAGCTGGAGACCGGCTACCCCAGCGCCGTGCTGCGGTACTACGCCGGACTGGCCCGCGCGGCCGAGTTCACCGAGACCAGGGCCGGGCTGTTCGGCGGCTCGATCCAGGTGCGGCGGGTGCCGGTCGGGGTGGTGGCGGCGATCGTGCCGTGGAACTTCCCGCAGGCCTTGTCCATGTTCAAGATCGCCCCCGCGATGGCGACCGGGTGCACCCTCGTCATCAAGCCCTCGCCGGAGACCGTGCTCGACGCCTACCTGCTGGCCGAGGCCATGGAGGAGGCCGGCGTGCCCGCCGGGGTCGTCAACATCGTGCCGGGCGGACGCGAGGTCGGGGCGTATCTGGTCGCCCACCCGCAAGTGGACAAGGTGGCCTTCACCGGCTCCACCGCGGCCGGGCGCACCATCGCGGAGACGTGCGGGCGGCTGCTGCGGCCGGTCACCCTGGAGCTCGGCGGCAAGTCAGCGGCGATCGTGCTCGACGACGCCGACCTGGACCTGGCGAAGATCGGCGAAGGGCTGTTCGGGTCCACGCTGCTCAACAACGGTCAGACGTGCTTCCTCGGGACGCGGGTCCTGGCGCCGCGCAGCCGGTACGCCGAGGTCGTCGACGCCTTCACGGCCCTGGCCGGCTCGCTGACCGTGGGCGACGCCGGTGATGCCACGACCCAGATCGGGCCGATGGCCACCGCCCGGCAGCGCGACCGGGTCGAGTCGTACATCGCCAAGGGGCGCGGCGAGGGGGCCCGGATCACGGTGGGCGGCGGGCGTCCCGCCGGGCTGGAACGGGGCTGGTTCGTGCAGCCGACCGTCTTCGCCGACGTCGACAACGGCTCCGTCATCGCCCAGGAGGAGATCTTCGGGCCCGTCCTGTCCCTCATCCCGTACGACGACGTCGACCACGCCGTCCGCATCGCCAACGACTCCGACTTCGGCCTCGGCGGCACGGTGTGGACCAGCGACCCCGAACGCGGCGCCGCCGTCGCCCACCGGGTCCGTACCGGCACCATCGGGGTCAACCGCTACATCCCCGACCCCGCCGCCCCCTTCGGGGGTGTCAAGGCCAGCGGCCTCGGCCGCGAGCTGGGACCGGAGGGGCTGGCCGGCTACCAGCAGACGCAGACCGTCTACGTGTGA
- a CDS encoding NAD(P)-dependent alcohol dehydrogenase: MRITAALTETKGAPFALTPLELDDPRPGEVVVRMVSSGVCHTDLIVRDQWYPVPLPAVLGHEGAGVVEAVGDGVTYVAPGDHVVLTFNSCGACRMCDQGRPAYCDQFFACNFAGSRADGSTPLHRESGGVHGVFFGQSAFATYALATERNVVKVDQDAPLELLGPLGCGIQTGAGGVLNSLKPPAGSSIAVFGAGSVGISAVMAAVVAGCTTIVAIDLNDQRLELAEQLGATHVINAAAGDTVQRLRDLTGGLGLDYTVETTAVPAVLRQAADALNQGGTCGLIGAAALGTEVSLDMSSLLFGRSVRGIVEGDSVPRLFIPKLVDLHRQGRFPFDKLIKTYAFEDINQAVEDSEKGTTLKPVLTFGAR, from the coding sequence GTGCGCATCACCGCGGCACTGACCGAGACCAAAGGCGCTCCCTTCGCCCTCACCCCACTCGAACTGGACGACCCGCGGCCGGGCGAGGTGGTCGTCCGGATGGTGAGTTCCGGCGTCTGCCACACCGACCTGATCGTCCGCGACCAGTGGTACCCGGTGCCCCTGCCCGCGGTGCTCGGCCACGAGGGCGCGGGCGTCGTGGAGGCCGTCGGCGACGGCGTCACCTACGTCGCTCCCGGCGACCACGTTGTGCTCACGTTCAACTCCTGTGGCGCGTGCCGCATGTGCGACCAGGGCCGTCCGGCGTACTGCGACCAGTTCTTCGCCTGCAACTTCGCGGGCTCACGCGCCGACGGCAGCACCCCGCTGCACCGGGAATCCGGCGGTGTGCACGGCGTCTTCTTCGGCCAGTCGGCGTTCGCGACCTACGCCCTGGCCACCGAGCGCAACGTCGTCAAGGTGGACCAGGACGCGCCGCTGGAGCTGCTCGGCCCGCTGGGGTGCGGCATCCAGACCGGCGCGGGCGGCGTGCTCAATTCGCTCAAGCCGCCGGCGGGCAGCAGCATCGCGGTCTTCGGCGCGGGCTCGGTCGGCATCAGCGCCGTCATGGCCGCCGTCGTCGCCGGCTGCACCACCATCGTCGCCATCGACCTGAACGACCAGCGACTGGAGCTGGCCGAGCAACTGGGCGCCACCCACGTGATCAACGCCGCCGCGGGCGACACGGTGCAGCGGCTGCGCGACCTCACCGGCGGCCTCGGCCTGGACTACACCGTGGAGACCACCGCGGTGCCCGCCGTGCTCCGGCAGGCCGCCGATGCGCTCAACCAGGGCGGCACCTGCGGCCTGATCGGCGCCGCGGCGCTCGGCACGGAGGTCTCGCTCGACATGTCCTCACTGCTGTTCGGCCGCAGCGTACGCGGCATCGTCGAGGGCGACAGCGTGCCGCGCCTGTTCATCCCCAAGCTCGTCGACCTGCACCGGCAGGGCCGGTTCCCGTTCGACAAGCTGATCAAGACGTACGCCTTCGAGGACATCAACCAGGCGGTGGAGGACTCCGAGAAGGGCACCACCCTCAAGCCCGTCCTGACCTTTGGAGCGCGCTGA
- a CDS encoding sigma-54-dependent Fis family transcriptional regulator: MRISPSLRPEIALSWRRCEMSGLGPGAPDLRIEPDEVDPRSRLVAAAQPVLEHLAEQLGDADYCVILADRESRLVDVPIGARTLRGRLEALGVVTGGVFMEETTGTNSIATVYELRHGLAVHGEEHYLEPFKRFSCYGHPIRHPATRRLEGVLDITCLAENDSPLLGPFLARAASDIEERLLLSARRAQQHMLAAFQAAAAGRTRPVLVLGEGVVLANPAAAELLDPIDHLRLRELAADLGRRHRSEERGIELSSGRHLHVRLQAIASTDGTLFEFTDPGHARPVLVSRPQAPASTSVYIGGEPGTGRTTTARSLAGETAIPGYTSTARPPAGTGIATFDASEAAVRGEAAWLADLERSTGLLLVEDAHVLPDACAVRLRRLIERAGRRIVLTGAPFAELAGGAAALAAECASRVELAALRDRTGELPGLVRAMLDDLGVGDRVRFTPAALAALAAHPWPGNLRELRTVLRAVVAHRSAGDVTPRDLPERYQVSPRLRRMTPLERAEHDAIAAALREHDGNKLRTAQQLGISRTTLYNRMRALKITVSNS; encoded by the coding sequence GTGAGGATCAGTCCAAGCCTGCGTCCTGAGATCGCGCTGTCGTGGCGGCGCTGCGAGATGAGCGGTCTCGGACCGGGGGCGCCCGACCTCCGCATCGAGCCGGACGAGGTCGACCCGCGCAGCCGGCTCGTCGCCGCCGCCCAGCCGGTGCTGGAGCACCTGGCCGAACAGCTCGGCGACGCGGACTACTGCGTCATCCTCGCAGACCGGGAGTCCCGGCTGGTGGACGTGCCCATCGGAGCACGTACGCTCCGCGGCCGGCTGGAGGCGCTGGGCGTGGTGACCGGCGGGGTCTTCATGGAGGAGACCACCGGGACGAACTCGATCGCCACGGTGTACGAGCTACGCCACGGCCTCGCGGTGCACGGTGAGGAGCACTACCTGGAGCCGTTCAAACGGTTCAGCTGCTACGGCCATCCGATCAGGCATCCGGCGACCCGCAGGCTGGAAGGCGTGCTGGACATCACCTGCCTGGCCGAGAACGACTCCCCGCTGCTGGGCCCGTTCCTCGCCCGGGCGGCCAGCGACATCGAGGAGCGGCTGCTGCTCAGCGCGCGCCGGGCCCAGCAGCACATGCTCGCCGCCTTCCAGGCGGCCGCGGCCGGACGCACCCGCCCGGTGCTGGTGCTCGGCGAGGGCGTGGTGCTGGCGAACCCCGCGGCCGCGGAGCTCCTCGACCCGATCGACCACCTGCGGCTGCGCGAGCTGGCGGCCGACCTCGGGCGCCGGCACAGAAGCGAGGAGCGCGGGATCGAACTGTCGTCGGGACGTCACCTGCACGTACGGCTCCAGGCCATCGCCTCCACGGACGGAACCCTGTTCGAGTTCACCGATCCCGGCCACGCCCGGCCGGTCCTCGTCTCGCGGCCGCAGGCACCGGCGAGCACCTCGGTCTACATCGGCGGGGAGCCGGGGACGGGGCGGACGACCACGGCACGGTCGCTGGCCGGGGAGACCGCGATCCCCGGGTATACGAGCACGGCACGCCCGCCGGCCGGGACCGGGATCGCCACGTTCGACGCCTCGGAGGCCGCCGTCCGGGGCGAGGCCGCCTGGCTGGCCGACCTGGAGCGGAGCACCGGCCTTCTGCTCGTGGAAGACGCCCATGTGCTGCCCGATGCCTGCGCGGTCCGGCTGCGACGGCTCATCGAGCGAGCCGGGCGGCGGATCGTGCTGACCGGGGCGCCGTTCGCCGAGCTCGCCGGGGGCGCGGCCGCGCTCGCGGCCGAGTGCGCGTCCCGGGTCGAGCTGGCTGCACTGCGGGACCGTACCGGAGAATTGCCGGGGCTGGTGCGGGCCATGCTCGACGACCTCGGGGTGGGTGACCGGGTACGCTTCACGCCGGCCGCGCTGGCGGCCCTGGCCGCGCACCCGTGGCCGGGCAACCTGCGCGAGCTGCGCACGGTGCTCCGCGCGGTCGTGGCGCACCGCTCGGCCGGTGACGTGACACCGCGCGACCTGCCCGAGAGGTACCAGGTCAGCCCCCGGCTGCGGCGGATGACGCCGTTGGAGCGGGCCGAGCACGACGCCATCGCCGCCGCGCTGCGTGAGCACGACGGCAACAAGCTGCGTACCGCGCAGCAGCTCGGCATCAGCCGGACGACGCTCTACAACCGCATGCGCGCCCTGAAGATCACCGTGTCCAATAGTTGA
- a CDS encoding ABC transporter ATP-binding protein — protein MTDVLTVRDLRAGYAGSTVLDGVDFTVPAGGVVALLGRNGAGKSTFVHTVMGMLKPYSGSIRLGDRELAGAPAHVVARSGVAIVPQGRRVFAPLTVAENLRIASVRGRDGWTPERVYELMPRLAERRGNRGDQLSGGEQQMLAIGRALLRNPRLLLLDEPSDGLAPAVVDQVAELLEQLRGEGIAAVLVEQDLHLAFRLADEVAVMQKGRIVHRSPTADFRADRARAHALLGVG, from the coding sequence ATGACGGACGTGCTGACCGTGCGCGACCTGCGGGCAGGCTATGCGGGCAGCACGGTGCTCGACGGCGTGGACTTCACCGTGCCCGCCGGCGGCGTCGTGGCGCTGCTGGGCCGCAACGGCGCCGGCAAGAGCACCTTCGTGCACACCGTCATGGGCATGCTCAAGCCGTACTCCGGCAGCATCCGCCTCGGCGACCGGGAGCTCGCCGGGGCGCCCGCGCACGTTGTCGCCCGCAGCGGCGTGGCGATCGTCCCCCAGGGCCGCCGCGTGTTCGCGCCGCTCACCGTGGCGGAGAACCTGCGCATCGCGTCCGTGCGCGGACGGGACGGCTGGACGCCGGAGCGGGTCTACGAGCTGATGCCGCGGCTCGCCGAGCGCCGCGGCAACCGCGGCGACCAGTTGTCCGGCGGCGAGCAGCAAATGCTGGCTATCGGCCGCGCGCTGCTGCGCAACCCCCGTCTGCTGCTGCTCGACGAGCCGTCCGACGGCCTCGCGCCCGCGGTCGTCGACCAGGTCGCCGAGTTGCTGGAGCAGCTGCGCGGCGAGGGCATCGCGGCCGTGCTCGTGGAGCAGGACCTGCACCTGGCCTTCCGCCTGGCGGACGAGGTGGCGGTCATGCAGAAGGGGCGCATCGTGCACCGGAGCCCGACCGCCGATTTCCGGGCGGACCGCGCCCGCGCCCATGCCCTCCTCGGCGTCGGCTGA
- a CDS encoding ABC transporter ATP-binding protein, translating into MTPLLELRGLTRAYGSLTAVDQVDLAVSPGERHALIGPNGAGKSTLFATVAGTLPATGGSVLFDGQDVTALPESERARRGLLRTYQHSSLFLDCSVLDNVALAVQRVHRVAHRFDRAARRFRRTEAEARHHLESVGLAGRAGDRASALSHGERRQLEVAMVLAAQPSLVMFDEPTAGMSAAETERFAALVERLPDDLTLLIVEHDLDVVFRLADRVTVLHLGRVLATGTPREIQSDDEVRRAYLGSARADELFTGGL; encoded by the coding sequence GTGACGCCTCTCCTGGAGCTGCGGGGCCTCACCCGCGCCTACGGCTCGCTCACCGCCGTGGATCAGGTGGACCTGGCGGTGTCGCCGGGCGAGCGGCACGCCCTCATCGGGCCGAACGGCGCAGGCAAGTCGACGTTGTTCGCGACCGTGGCGGGCACGTTGCCGGCCACCGGCGGGAGCGTGCTGTTCGACGGCCAGGACGTCACGGCCCTGCCCGAGTCCGAGCGGGCCCGGCGCGGGCTGCTGCGCACCTACCAGCATTCCAGCCTCTTCCTGGACTGCTCGGTGCTGGACAACGTCGCACTCGCCGTCCAGCGCGTCCACCGGGTGGCGCACCGCTTCGACCGGGCGGCGCGGCGCTTCCGGCGCACCGAGGCCGAGGCACGCCACCACCTGGAATCGGTCGGGCTGGCCGGGCGGGCCGGCGACCGGGCCTCCGCCCTGTCCCACGGCGAACGCCGTCAGCTCGAAGTGGCGATGGTGCTCGCCGCGCAGCCGTCTCTCGTCATGTTCGACGAGCCGACCGCGGGCATGTCCGCGGCCGAGACCGAACGCTTCGCGGCGCTGGTGGAGCGGCTGCCGGACGACCTGACCCTGCTCATCGTCGAGCACGACCTCGACGTGGTGTTCCGCCTCGCCGACCGGGTCACCGTCCTGCATCTCGGGCGGGTCCTGGCCACCGGCACCCCGCGGGAGATCCAGTCCGACGACGAGGTGCGGCGCGCCTATCTCGGCTCGGCCAGAGCCGACGAGCTTTTCACGGGAGGTCTCTGA